The following nucleotide sequence is from Mucilaginibacter sp. cycad4.
AACTGCTGTTGGCGCTGCCAAAGAGTTTTCTGAATCCTTGTTGTCGCCTTTTAGTACAGTAATAGTTGCTTGCTTTTGATAGCCCTTTGAGCCTGTAATTTTAAAGCTTACATTTTGTGCCGATGTGCTGGTATTCACAAATTTGATCACCAGTTCATTGGTGTTCTTATCCAAACAGGCGGTAGCATAGCTATCATTTTGCCCGGCCACGGCTTCGTTGTTCAGGGTAAGCGGTACCACATCGGTGCCTTTGTTAAGCGAGAACAATTGCTGCACATAATAATTTGGCGTGGCATAGCTTTTCAGGTTATCAAACCAGATGAGGTTTGGCGTCCACTGCCAGCCTTCCACGTGGGCAAAAAGCGGTGCGTATGAGGCCATGTTCACCACATCGGCATTACGCTCCAGACCGGTCATGAACGCAGCTTCAGAAAGCGCGCATTCCCAGTTATTTTTGTTTTGCGGGCTCACTGTAGCAACACTTTGCGCGGCATACTCACCGGCGAAAATCTTAGGCCCTTTACGATCATAATTATCGTAGCGGCGGGCATTATCCCTGAACCATTTTGGCGGTGCATAGTAATGCTCATCCAAAATATCGGCACCCAAACTGCGGAATGTTTTGTTTAACAGATCAAATTCCTTTCCTTCCGGTGACGGCCCTAAAGCAGATACAATTTTCACATTTGGATATTTGCTCTTGATCGCCTTGGTAAAAATTTTCCAGCGGTCAACATATTGCGGTCCCCATTGCTCATTACCTACACCTATCATTTTCAAATTAAACGGTGCCGGGTGACCAAGATCGGTACGCAGTTTGCCCCATTTGGTGCTGGCATCGCCATTGGCAAATTCAATCAGGTCGAGCGCATCCTGTACATAAGGATCAAGCTTATCCAAAGGTACCAGCTCTGATGTGTTAAACTCACAAGCCATACCGCAATTCAGGATGGGTAGCGGCGAAGCACCGATATCTTCGGCAGTCATGAAATACTCCATAAAGCCCAAACCAAAAGTTTGATAATAGTCAGGTGCCGGGCGGTGCTTAAATTCGGTATTCCAGCGATTGATGATATTCTCGCGTTTATCAACCGCACCTATAGTTTTTTTCCACTGATAGCGGTTATTAAGGTCACGGCCTTCCACAATACAGCCGCCGGGGAAACGTAAAAAGCCAGGTTTAAGATCAGCCAGTTTTTGCACCAGGTCGGCACGCAAGCCACCCGGGCGGTTTTTCCAGGTATGCTCGGGGAACAGGGAGATCATATCCAGGTCAATAACGCCCTTTCCGCTCATCCAAACATACAGCTGTGCTTTTTGCGTGGTAGCGTCTGATTTAAATTTTACGCTGTAACGGTTCCATTCCTTATCGGTCGGGGTAAGTTCTGCTTTACCTATAATAGCATCATTATCGCCATGTAACTCAATGTTCAGCTTTACATTAGCATCACCTTCCTGTTTAGCTATCACCGAAAAGCTGTATTCTTCGCCTTCCTTAACCCCCATTCCACCGCGAAAACCCTCGTTCGAG
It contains:
- a CDS encoding alpha-L-arabinofuranosidase C-terminal domain-containing protein: MLKRAFLMLCAAGTFTAAHAQYTIATDKVKAHIQPTMYGIFFEDINLAADGGVYAELVKNRSFEFNMPLMAWKEQKKDGGDGRTEVINRAVERPENAHFIKSYITTDAGFYGFSNEGFRGGMGVKEGEEYSFSVIAKQEGDANVKLNIELHGDNDAIIGKAELTPTDKEWNRYSVKFKSDATTQKAQLYVWMSGKGVIDLDMISLFPEHTWKNRPGGLRADLVQKLADLKPGFLRFPGGCIVEGRDLNNRYQWKKTIGAVDKRENIINRWNTEFKHRPAPDYYQTFGLGFMEYFMTAEDIGASPLPILNCGMACEFNTSELVPLDKLDPYVQDALDLIEFANGDASTKWGKLRTDLGHPAPFNLKMIGVGNEQWGPQYVDRWKIFTKAIKSKYPNVKIVSALGPSPEGKEFDLLNKTFRSLGADILDEHYYAPPKWFRDNARRYDNYDRKGPKIFAGEYAAQSVATVSPQNKNNWECALSEAAFMTGLERNADVVNMASYAPLFAHVEGWQWTPNLIWFDNLKSYATPNYYVQQLFSLNKGTDVVPLTLNNEAVAGQNDSYATACLDKNTNELVIKFVNTSTSAQNVSFKITGSKGYQKQATITVLKGDNKDSENSLAAPTAVSPAQSTVDISGNTLKLAVEPYSFTVVRLKNK